TGGATGCGGCCGCCCCGCTCCATCCAGCAGGTGGTAGGGGCTGGGCCCCACGGCGAGCCCGCCCGTCTCGAGCCCGCCCGGCCCGTTGCCGGTGCCAGTGCCGTTGCCTGCGCCGCCGACCGCATACGGCCCGCACTGACCGCTCGTCAGCAGCCCCGACAGCAGCGGATCGGCGCTGGAGCGCACATCGGTGCCCGGCAGCCGGGCGTCGATCAGCGTGGTCGCCCGCCGCCGCGAGCCGGGCACGGCACGGGACTCCAGGACGAAGGCACCCTCCTCGGCGTCGGCGCGCGCCACGGTGCGCGGGCCCAGCACGGTCAGCACACCCGCCTCGATGAGCGCGACCGCCTCCTCGATCCGCCGGGCCGGGGGACCGATCGACACGAAGGCGTTCAGCGGGGTGTACCAGGCGTCCAGGTCCTCGCGGTGCGAACGGGCCGTCAGCCCGCCGTGGTCCACCACCAGCCGTATCTCGTTGCGCAGATCGCGCAGCACGTCCAGGGCCGCCTTCAGCGGGCCGTGCACATTGCCCGCGCGCGCCGCCTCCAGGTCCGCCCGCAGATACCCCAGCAGCCAGGACCGGAACGCGGCGGGCGAGCGGAGGCCGTCGGCGGGGCAGGGCCGGGCGATCCGGCCCCAGTTCCAGCGCTCCCGGAGCGGGATACCGCTCTCGGTCAGCAGCCGGTCCTCCGCCGCGCTGCCCCGGGGAGCCGACGGATAGGCGGCGCGCAGCCGGTGCGCGGCCGCCTCCCGCCCCCGGGAGGTGAGCAGCACGGTGTAGTAGACCGTCTCCACCTCCTTGGAGATCAGCGGCCACAGCTCGGAGCGGAAGTCCAGACCGCCCCGCTCACGGGCCCGCCGCCGCAGACCGCGGATCACCTCCGGGGTCAGCACCAGCGGATGGTGACGGCCGTGCGGGCCCTTCTGGTTCTCGCCCCGGGAGTGGAACGGCACGCCCCGGCGCGAGCCCGCCAGCAGCCGCGGCTCCCGGCCCGAGGGCCGGTAGACCAGACGTCCCGCCCGCCGTTCGAACCGGCCGTCCCGGCCCTCGGTGAGCAGCGCCAGATAGTCGAAGAAGTTCAGCCCCAGCCCCAGCAGGCCCACCGCCTCCCCGGGCCGGACGCCGGACAGATCCACCTCGGCCGGACTGGCGGGCGGGAGGTAGCGCAGGCCCCGCGCCTCGGCGAAGGCCGCGTGGGCCGCCTCCCGCGGCGAGCGCCGCTGCGGCAGATGGCCCTGGGCCAGCACCACCGCGTGCAGCCCCGCCAGCCGGGTGCCGTCCTCCAGGACGACGGTCTGCGCCCCGCCCGCCGTGCGCTCCTCGAGCCCGACCGCCCGCGAGCGGTGGGACACCGTGCGGACGGACGCCGGAGCGGTGCCGGTCACCCGGCGGTGGACCCACTCCAGATAGTGGCCGTGGAAGGCGCGGGTGGGGTACGAGTCGGGGCCCAGGCGCCGCGCCTCGGCGAGGACGTCCTCGCCGTACCCGGCCTCGTACCCGACCTCGTCGAGACCGCCGGTGAGGCTCACGAACCGGGCCCACTCGTACAGGCTGGGCCCGGGGAGCACCGGCCCGGCCATCTCCACGGTCTCGTCCGTGAACAGGGTGACCTGTCCGGCGACGGTGTTCATGAGCAGATGGCGGGACTGGTCGGAGCGCCAGACCCGCCCCGCCCCCGGCGGATACGGGTCCACCACATGGACGGTGACCGAGGTGGTGGGCGCCTGCGCGGCGTTGGCGCACAGCCGCTCCAGGACCGAGAGCCCCCGGGGCCCGGCACCGATGAGGCAGACGTCCAGACGTTGCGTGGTCATGGTCATTCTCCGTGGACGAAGGGCCGGGACGCGGCTCAGCCCGAGGCCGCGCCGCGGACGGCCGCCTCCCGCTCCTCGTGGTGCGGTGCGCCGGCCGGGGCGGGGCCGCCGGGGTCGTCGGGGACCTCGGCCGGGCCCCGGTTCCAGGCCCACGGCGAGCGGCCCTCCTCGCGGACCTTGCGGTACAGCAGCACGCAGTAGGCCGCGTCGATGGTCCAGACGGTCAGGAAGAGGAAGATGAACAGGTGGTGGCCCGGGTACATCACCAGCACCGTCCAGCCCGCGAAGAACGATCCGATGCCCTTGGCGAGCGCCACGTACATCGACTGCCCGAGCGAGGAGCCGCGCCGGCCCAGCATGAAGATGAAGGACAGGCTCAGGAACACGTTCAGCCCGGTGCCGGTGTAGATGCCGGTGGCGTCCTTGAGCTCATAGGTGGTCATGATGTGGAAGACCGCGGACCAGGCGATGACGCCGAAGACCATCCACCGGAAGGCCCGCCGGCTCATGCCGGGATAGTCCTTCCATCCGTAGGCCAGCGTCTGCCGGAGGATGAAGCAGTCGACCAGGAACCAGCTGAGGTTGATCGGGCGTTGCACATCGGCCTGGTCCAGGATCAGGGAGAGGGTGAACTCCCAGGCGAGGTTGACCTCGACCACGAAGACGGGAATCCCCACCCGCTTGTCCAGTTTGGCGCGGTAGATGGCGAGTCCGTACGCCACCAGCCAGCCCGATGCGCACGGGCCCATCAGGATCCAGAACAGCCAACTCGGCCGGTCCGCCTCCGGCAGCGTCACCGGGGCGACGTTCGGGAGGTCGATGAGAGCGGGCGGGAACCACACGGCTAATTACCCCTCGTTCATGGTGGATGCGGTCGTCTCGATGCGTGGTGTGGTGGTGCGATGCGCGGCGCGGGTCAGGTCCACTGGCCGGTGCCGTAGGTGTCGCTGGAGCCCAGCAGCT
This genomic interval from Streptomyces asiaticus contains the following:
- a CDS encoding FAD/NAD(P)-binding protein, yielding MTTQRLDVCLIGAGPRGLSVLERLCANAAQAPTTSVTVHVVDPYPPGAGRVWRSDQSRHLLMNTVAGQVTLFTDETVEMAGPVLPGPSLYEWARFVSLTGGLDEVGYEAGYGEDVLAEARRLGPDSYPTRAFHGHYLEWVHRRVTGTAPASVRTVSHRSRAVGLEERTAGGAQTVVLEDGTRLAGLHAVVLAQGHLPQRRSPREAAHAAFAEARGLRYLPPASPAEVDLSGVRPGEAVGLLGLGLNFFDYLALLTEGRDGRFERRAGRLVYRPSGREPRLLAGSRRGVPFHSRGENQKGPHGRHHPLVLTPEVIRGLRRRARERGGLDFRSELWPLISKEVETVYYTVLLTSRGREAAAHRLRAAYPSAPRGSAAEDRLLTESGIPLRERWNWGRIARPCPADGLRSPAAFRSWLLGYLRADLEAARAGNVHGPLKAALDVLRDLRNEIRLVVDHGGLTARSHREDLDAWYTPLNAFVSIGPPARRIEEAVALIEAGVLTVLGPRTVARADAEEGAFVLESRAVPGSRRRATTLIDARLPGTDVRSSADPLLSGLLTSGQCGPYAVGGAGNGTGTGNGPGGLETGGLAVGPSPYHLLDGAGRPHPRRFAFGVPTESVHWATAAGVRPGVGSVILSDADAISRAVLALRDGSPTDPNGPTGPETIEVSVP